From the genome of Ananas comosus cultivar F153 linkage group 18, ASM154086v1, whole genome shotgun sequence, one region includes:
- the LOC109724119 gene encoding phosphoinositide phospholipase C 2-like yields the protein MGSYKYCICFTRKFRWREAEPPSDVREAFAAYAEGGAAMSAAQLRRFLAEAHGGAATDADAERIMERIRQLRPRLHLAKIARPLVLTVEDFHHFLFSDELNPPLKSQVHHDMSAPLSHYYIYTGHNSYLTGNQLSSDCSDVPIIKALQRGVRVIELDLWPNSAKDDVDILHGRTLTSPVPLRKCLNSIKEYAFCASPYPVIITLEDHLTRDLQAQVAKMVIEIFGDMLYYPDSEFLQEFPSPAALMNHVILSTKPPKEYLAAKTSKEKNIEVHNGKESKEEAAWGKEVPDLQAEIESHSKSKRRDEVDDDDDDEDEDEDEDEDEDAQKMQQKQPPEYKHLITIRAGKPKGGLSEALKVDPDKVRRLSLSEQQLAKAAAAHSADLIRFTQKNLLRIYPKGTRVTSSNYNPFIGWVHGAQMVAFNMQGYGRSLWLMQGFFKANGGCGYMKKPDFLLKTGPNNEVFDPKEALAVKQTLKVKVYMGDGWRMDFKQTHFDAYSPPDFYVKVGIAGVPADSMMKKTKPIEDNWTPVWNEEFTFPLRVPEIALLRIEVHEYDMSEKDDFGGQSCLPVSELRSGICAVPLFDREGIRFKSVKLLMRFEFV from the exons ATGGGGAGCTACAAATACTGCATTTGCTTCACGAGGAAGTTCCGGTGGAGAGAGGCGGAGCCGCCGAGCGACGTGAGGGAGGCGTTCGCGGCGTACGCCGAGGGCGGCGCCGCCATGAGCGCCGCCCAGCTCCGGCGGTTCCTCGCCGAGGCCCACGGCGGCGCCGccaccgacgccgacgccgagcGGATCATGGAGCGGATCCGGCAACTCCGGCCCCGCCTCCACCTCGCCAAGATCGCGCGGCCGCTCGTTCTCACCGTCGAGGATTTCCACCACTTCCTCTTCTCCGACGAGCTGAACCCTCCCCTCAAATCTCAG GTTCATCATGATATGAGCGCGCCGTTGTCACACTATTACATATATACAGGTCATAACTCATACCTAACTGGGAATCAGCTTAGCAGTGATTGCAGTGATGTCCCAATTATTAAAGCGCTCCAAAGAGGTGTTAGAGTAATTGAACTGGATTTGTGGCCTAATTCTGCAAAAGACGATGTAGACATTCTCCACGGAAG GACATTGACATCTCCAGTCCCACTTAGAAAATGTTTAAATTCGATTAAAGAATATGCCTTTTGTGCTTCTCCCTATCCTGTTATTATAACTCTGGAAGACCACCTTACTCGTGATCTTCAGGCTCAAGTTGCCAAg ATGGTCATAGAAATCTTTGGCGACATGCTATACTACCCTGACTCAGAATTTCTTCAAGAGTTCCCTTCACCAGCAGCCCTAATGAACCACGTCATCTTGTCAACAAAACCACCAAAGGAGTATCTCGCAGCTAAGACTTCTAAGGAGAAGAATATTGAAGTTCACAATGGAAAGGAATCAAAAGAGGAAGCTGCATGGGGAAAGGAAGTCCCAGATCTTCAGGCTGAAATTGAATCTCATAGTAAG TCTAAACGTAGAGATGAggtcgacgacgacgatgatgatgaagatgaggatgaggatgaggatgaggatgaggatgcgCAGAAAATGCAACAAAAGCAACCACCAGAATACAAACATCTAATCACTATCAGGGCTGGTAAACCAAAGGGTGGCTTGAGTGAAGCACTAAAAGTTGATCCCGATAAAGTTAGGCGCCTCAGTTTGAGTGAGCAACAACTTGCCAAAGCAGCAGCGGCACATAGTGCTGACCTCATACG gtTCACTCAGAAAAATCTACTGAGAATTTACCCGAAGGGAACACGCGTCACTTCCTCTAATTATAATCCATTTATCGGCTGGGTGCATGGGGCTCAGATGGTTGCCTTCAACATGCAG GGGTATGGAAGATCCCTTTGGTTAATGCAAGGATTTTTTAAAGCCAACGGGGGCTGTGGTTATATGAAGAAACCTGATTTCTTGTTGAAAACTGGCCCCAACAATGAGGTTTTTGATCCCAAAGAAGCTTTAGCTGTGAAGCAAACCTTGAAG GTCAAAGTATATATGGGCGATGGTTGGCGTATGGACTTCAAGCAGACGCATTTTGATGCTTATTCCCCTCCCGACTTTTATGTTAAG GTAGGGATTGCCGGAGTTCCAGCTGATTCCATGATGAAGAAGACAAAGCCAATCGAGGATAACTGGACACCGGTTTGGAACGAGGAGTTCACTTTCCCCTTACGTGTTCCTGAGATAGCTCTGCTTCGAATCGAAGTACACGAATACGATATGTCCGAGAAGGACGACTTTGGCGGGCAGTCCTGCTTGCCCGTATCCGAGTTAAGGTCCGGAATCTGCGCCGTGCCGTTGTTCGACCGTGAAGGAATAAGGTTCAAATCTGTGAAGCTGCTCATGAGGTTCGAGTTCGTTTGA
- the LOC109724015 gene encoding uncharacterized protein At4g08330, chloroplastic-like: MSHSLSNVAYSCGSCGFDLCLSSSDRNTASIGSAKYGRAMRKGIVAFSAINESRFARAEGIRCRPYFESKGSWGLFRRRTELRCRKCGSSIGCAYATLGCGSEKGAVYYIKIGALRPSCGEDDDGGFLGSRDAR; the protein is encoded by the exons ATGTCCCACTCCCTCTCCAACGTCGCCTACAG CTGCGGATCGTGCGGATTCGACCTGTGTTTGAGCTCCTCGGATCGGAACACGGCGAGCATCGGATCGGCGAAGTATGGGAGGGCGATGAGGAAGGGGATCGTCGCCTTCTCCGCCATTAACGAGAGCAGGTTCGCGCGCGCGGAGGGGATCCGGTGCCGACCCTACTTCGAATCGAAGGGCTCGTGGGGGTTGTTCAGGCGGAGGACCGAGCTCCGGTGCCGCAAATGCGGGAGCTCGATCGGGTGCGCGTACGCGACGTTAGGGTGTGGATCGGAGAAGGGTGCGGTGTACTACATTAAGATCGGCGCGTTGCGACCTTCGTGTGGCGAAGACGACGATGGCGGATTCCTTGGTTCGCGTGATGCGAGGTAA
- the LOC109724120 gene encoding rhodanese-like domain-containing protein 10: protein MAMAMPMPMPMQLWSSSSSSACCAGLKPFVLGAQQERPGGAGELIRSGSVRAIRPSEAAGMLRGEGGFRLLDVRPAWEREKARVGGSLHVPLFVADPDNGPLTLLKRWVHFGYVGLWTGQLLTTVNHRFVADVEAQVPDKATKLLVACGEGLRSLMAVRLLHEGGYENLGWLAGGFNRCVDGDFPDVEGSSKLQYATIGGVSYIFLQLLLLLRVIGKESKER, encoded by the exons ATGGCGATGGCGATGCCGATGCCGATGCCGATGCAGCTCTggtcctcgtcgtcctcctccgcgtGCTGCGCCGGCCTCAAACCCTTCGTATTGGGGGCCCAACAAGAGCGACCGGGCGGGGCAGGAGAGCTGATCCGGTCGGGGTCGGTGCGGGCCATCAGGCCGAGCGAGGCGGCGGGGATGCTGCGGGGGGAGGGGGGGTTCCGGCTGCTGGACGTGCGGCCGGCGTGGGAGCGGGAGAAGGCCCGGGTGGGCGGGTCCCTGCACGTGCCCCTCTTCGTGGCCGACCCCGACAACGGGCCCCTGACGCTCCTCAAGCGGTGGGTCCACTTCGGCTACGTCGGCCTCTGGACGGGCCAGCTCCTCACCACCGTCAACCACCgcttcgtcgccgacgtcgagGCGCAAGTCCCCGACAAGGCCACCAAGTTGCTCGTCGCGTGCGGCGAAGGCCTCAG GTCGCTGATGGCGGTGCGGTTGCTGCACGAGGGAGGGTACGAGAACTTGGGGTGGTTGGCCGGGGGATTCAACCGGTGCGTCGACGGCGATTTCCCGGACGTCGAAGGGAGCTCGAAGCTTCAATATGCCACCATAGGCGGCGTGTCGTATATTttcctccaacttcttctccTACTGCGGGTGATCGgaaaagaatcaaaagaaagGTGA